The following DNA comes from Chloroflexota bacterium.
ACCTCGAGGGGTTCCTTACGACCCTTTTTGATGGGCGTCTTGAAGTGAATTACTTTTCGACTAAGAAGTGCCTGCGACGGTTTTTCGGGCAATTGAAGGAATTGGGCCGGATTGTGCCTGAGGACAAACGGGCCTGGTATTTCAACATAGTCGGAATACGCATGAGTGATGACACCGAAACGGGCCAGGAATGGTATGCAGAGGCGGTCAAGTGGGAATCGGGGGATCCGGAAGATCTGTTTCTTGCGAACACCCACCTGGGTATCTGCCTCTACTATAATGATGGTAACAACGGCGGGGCAATAAAAGCCTATCTCAAGGGATACGACTATCTGCGACAAACCGAGGATCCAGCGAAATGGTTTTGGTACTGGTTTCCTTACTTCTACCTGGGGGAAGATTTCGATCCAGGTGAAGCGCTACCGCAGTGGCTGGAGCTCATAAAGAATTCAATGAATCTTGACCCGTTCGACGATCGACTATCAGTAGACATTAGTAACGGCCAACTAGCGGACCAGGCTGAAGCGGCCGGCAGGCTATTGGTAAAACGGGACGAGCATGCGCTAGCGGAGACGTATCTCCGGCGAGCGGAGCAATTCGATCCGTCGCGAACCAGTGTTGTCCGCTGGCTGGCGGAGAGTGCATTGATGCAACAGGAGTGGTCTCGGGCGTTGGAACACTACCGGCGACTGGCCGACCTCGGAGCGACCGATCAGTTGGAAGCCTGGGTGATTCCGATGCTGGAGCTGGCCGTCGACCAGGCTTTAAATCGCCAGGCGCGCGACGTGATCCTTACCGGTATCCCTCAGTTGCTGGCGGGCCAGGAGCTCTTGCTGGACGAGGTGATGGTGCAGCGAGATCTACTGCAGCAGGTGGCGGACGCCCAACGGCGTGCCCAGAGGCAACTTACGCAACGAAAAGATGAGGAGCGAACTTACGATGACCTCTTCGAAAATCTGCACAACCTGGTACAGGAGGGCTCAAGGATTCAGCCGTCGTTTTGGCGCGCAGCTCACGGTCGCGTGCTCGTTGAGTTGGGAGAGGAAGTATACGGCAATTTGGAATCGGATTCGCAGCATTTTCTGCTAACGGCAGAGACCTTCTACCACGCCAGCCCAGATGTGGCGACCGACATCGATTCAGCCCTGATCGCCGTGGAATACGCCAAGGTGGTGGAGAACGAGCTGAAGAAGCGCTTGCTTGAGGAACTGGTGGTTTATCTGACCAAACGGAAATACTCCGGCGCGTTGCAGGGGAGGAAGCAGATAAAGAAGTATGGTAAAAATGGCTGGTCAAAGCGGTTTGAAGACCTGGGCCTGGGGGACATCGGGCAACTCTTGAAAAAAGCGGGCGATCACGATCCTGCCAACAAGGTGGTGCTTGCGTATGTGAAAACGTTAGGGTATGACGCGGCGTGGCTGGAGCAATTGGGCAGCGATGTCTTCAAAGTCGCCGACGAATACCGCAACGGCGCGGCCCACACAAAGGGGCTCGACAGGGCGAAGGTTGAGGAGTTTCGTCACCTGTTGTTTAGGGGAAATCTGCTGGGAAGGCTTGTCGAGATAGGTCGACAGGTCGAGGAAATGGGCAGGCAGGCGTGACGCGCCTGGTTCGGAATTGACCAAGGAATCCATCGGCGTTGCGAGCTGTTACTAAAACCGCGGACTAAATCCTTGATCCGACGTTCCCATGTGTCATTACATCGCGTGATGGTGAAGATTGCGGCATCGACGCCAGTGCCCGTATCGTGTAAATTCCCCATCCGAACCAATCAATCCCGCTTTGAGACCGTCTGACACTGTATTCCAAGGCCGTTTGGCGTTCTCCGAAATGAGCAAAAAAGTCGCGTCGAGGGCAAGCTGAACATTTAGCACTAACGAAGGGCTGACATTTCTGTTATTCGGCAATAACCAAGATGCCCGAGCCATCAGCTTCGGCACCCCTGCATACTCTCCTTTTCACTCCCCCCTCCCAGCTCAGACGGATTGTGTCGCCAAATTGTTCGGAACTCTGTAGTAATCGTTGATGATGCCGCCCAGCACTTGGCGACAGGCGACAGGGCCTGCAAGATCAGGTGGGGTGCGCGGCATGGGCGACTGCTGAGCCAAGCCTTGATGCGGTCTCCGGGAGTTGTAGTAGTCGACGAACTCGTGGAGCACGCGCCTGAGATGGTCATCACTCCAGATCAAGAGGTGGTCGAGACACTCTTCTCGAGCGGTACGCACCCACCTTTCGGCGTGGACATTGGCGTTGGGTGCCTGGAAGGGTGTGCGGATGACCGATATCCCCTCTGACTCGAACACAGCATCGAATGATAAGGTGAATTTCTTGTCATTGTCCCTGATCAAGCATCGCAATTCTGTATCGGACTCACGCTCATCCAGCAGCCACAAAGTGTTCCGGCGCCAGCAGGCGGTCCGTGAGGTAGCTTGCTGTGTCACCCAAGCACCATCTGGGTGTTCGGTAATGCCCGCCATGTAGACTCGTCGAGTTCCCAGCTCGATGAAGAAGAACACATACAGCGTTTGCATCCGAATCGTCTCCACGGTGAAAAAATCGCAGGCCAGTAGTTGCTCTTTGTAGTGCTTCATCAGGGTTCGCCAGCCTATCGAACCAAATCGCACCGGCGCAGGCAAGATGTCGTGCGCTTTCAGGACATTGCGCACGGTACTGATGGATACATCATAGCCCAATTTCTGCAGCTCGCCAGCGATCTTGCCATAGCCCCATCGGGTATTCTCTTCTGCCAGTTGCACGATCAGTTCGCTCAGTTCATCGCTAATCGGTGGTCTTCCGCCTTGATTCACCGGCGTCTGCGTCCACTTTCGTCGCACCAGTTCCCGGTGCCAGCCGATCACCGTCTCTGGCTTGAAGATGCGTATCACCCTCCCTAGTTGACTGGTCGTCAGGCACCCTCGCTTTTTCAGAGTCGCCGCTAACACAGCCAGCGACCATTTTTCTTCCTTGCTCGGCCTCACCACCTGATTGTTCTTACGCCCCATCACATCCAATTGCTGGCGTAGAACCAGGATTTCAAGATCTTTTTCATCTGCTGATATTCGTGAGAGGCGCAGTAGCTCAAGCAGCGTCGAATACAACTGCGCAAATATGTACCAGATCATGCCTTCATCCTCATGTATGATTCGGGTTTGAAGGTTGGATTATACCGGCTACAAGGCCGATTCGGCACGTTTTCGAGCACCAAATGGCATCACATGAGGTTTTTACAGGGTACGGGAGTTTGATGCGATCGAAGTTGTTGAGCTTGGGGCGTTTGCTCTGGCGTTAGAGGATAATGAGTTGCTGGCGCAGCAGGGCGTTTTCGGCGATGAGATCGGCTTTGCTGCGAGTCAGGTCGGCGGTAGCACCACGCACAAGGGAAAGGGTATTGGGTTTGAGCCGGCGTTTGAAGTGAAACTGCACGGCATCGAGTAATCGACGGATGTTTGATAGCATGTCGCTGCTGCTCCCGTTTTGGAGATGTGAAAGCGGGAGGATAGCAGTTTGTCGCCTGCAAATCAAGCGAAGGGAGTGCTCAAATCAGAACGGATGTACCAAGTAGCCAGCACGGCCGTTCGCATGCGAGGACAACAATAGGACGCAAACAAATGCTGACAAACACGGATGGAAGCAGGATGATGTCAGGGCAAGCGAAATCCCGCCAGAGGTCTGACGTAGCCCAGATCAGGCACCCGTTTCACAAAACGGCCATCTGCGGTCACGTACAGCGTGGAAAGATCTTCGGCCACCGCAGCGAAGAGGGCATCGTACACCGGCGTTTCATGCTCACGGGCGATGGCCACAGCTCGATTCAGCACGGAAGTGGTGGGCGCCAGCCAGGTCAGGCGCATGGCGAACAGGCTGTCCACCGCCTGCTGCACCTGTTCGGCGCTAAGGTCTTTCATGTAACGCATGACATTGGCGAATTCAGTCAGCGCCAGGTCAGGCCCCACCAACTGCACGTCACCAGCCAGATAAGCGCTGCGAATGGCCAAAGCCACCTCAGCATCCACTTCATTTTGGCGATACCATTTGATGATGACGGAAGTGTCCACCACCAGACGTTGTCTCCTCATCGCCGATCCCGCCAGTGTCGCAAGACGTCAGTGCTATCGGTCACCGTGTCTGTGGCCGCTGCCGCCAGTTGGTCCTGGATGGAGACAGCCTGCTGCACTTCGGGCAATTCGCCCGGCGCTAAGGCCCCTTGCTGTGCGCGCAGGTAGAAGCGCACAGCTTCACGTAAAAATCCACTACGGCTGCGCTGTTCGGCCCTGGCGCGACGGTCGATTTCTTCCAAAAAGGTTTCAGGCATTGAAATCATCACTTTAGCAGTCATCTTTTTGATCCTCCATGCGTGTATATGGATAACTTCATAATATCTTCATATCTTCGTTACGTCTTTATTATAGCTTATTTCCGTACTAAGTCAATAATCAACTTTCACTCACTGAAGATAGTCCTATGCCCATCGTTCGCTTCCAAGAGACTCCCCGTCAGCATGCCCAGCGTCTGGGCGTAACGCTGACCTTCACCGACAAGCGCCGTCGCACACTGGTTGCGCATCTTACGTGATGTCTCCTGCCTGCAAAAACGCCAAAATCCGTCGTGCTGGATGCCTCCGCCGCGGACATCATGCGCACCTTGGCGGTGGCGCAGGGTGAATCGAATCCAGAAACAGTTGCTGAGGGTTCTGAATTTATCATCTATCTCGTCCCCACCGTTCTGCCCCATGCTGGCTACCAAGCACATCCGTTCGCTTTTGGAGGATGTTGCCGTCGGATAGTAAGAGAGAACATGATCAGTGCGCTTGGGTCGAGCGACTCCAATTGAGCAGTTACATGGTCAAAACAATGTTCCACCCCAGCAACAGAACGACGAAATGCAACAATTGCCATGCACCTGGCGTGCGAAAGCAGCATTAGAGCGCGTTGACACCCCTTGCTTTGGCCCCCAGTAGAAAACCGTGCCCCTTTGCCCTTTCGGGTCTGCGCTCAGGCCGCGCGGCGGTAGTCGTGGTGTAACCCTCCCTGCACAGGAAAAACCACGACTTTGCCTGTCTGCGGCCGCTCTGCGCCAGACGGGGCGGGTATGTTCTGGTCCAAACCTTGATGGTGTCGAGCCTGATGGTAATAGTTCAAGTATTCCTATGTGACTCCCTGCAGGTGGCGCTCCTTGAGGATCAGGACATGGTCCAGGCACTAGCGACGAAGGCTGCCGAGAAAGCGTTCGCGTTGGGAGCGCTAATTGGCGTGCGAATTTCTATGATGCCCGTCCCTGCTGCCACTGCCGAGAAATGCCCTCCGAACTTGGGGTCATTGTCACGTATCAAATACCTGGGTCCTTCGCCCCAGGGCGTGGCTTCCCGCAATTGCCGCGCCACCCAGGCATCGCTTGGGTGAGAGGTGACGGC
Coding sequences within:
- a CDS encoding type II toxin-antitoxin system VapC family toxin, coding for MRRQRLVVDTSVIIKWYRQNEVDAEVALAIRSAYLAGDVQLVGPDLALTEFANVMRYMKDLSAEQVQQAVDSLFAMRLTWLAPTTSVLNRAVAIAREHETPVYDALFAAVAEDLSTLYVTADGRFVKRVPDLGYVRPLAGFRLP
- a CDS encoding integrase core domain-containing protein — translated: MIWYIFAQLYSTLLELLRLSRISADEKDLEILVLRQQLDVMGRKNNQVVRPSKEEKWSLAVLAATLKKRGCLTTSQLGRVIRIFKPETVIGWHRELVRRKWTQTPVNQGGRPPISDELSELIVQLAEENTRWGYGKIAGELQKLGYDVSISTVRNVLKAHDILPAPVRFGSIGWRTLMKHYKEQLLACDFFTVETIRMQTLYVFFFIELGTRRVYMAGITEHPDGAWVTQQATSRTACWRRNTLWLLDERESDTELRCLIRDNDKKFTLSFDAVFESEGISVIRTPFQAPNANVHAERWVRTAREECLDHLLIWSDDHLRRVLHEFVDYYNSRRPHQGLAQQSPMPRTPPDLAGPVACRQVLGGIINDYYRVPNNLATQSV
- a CDS encoding ribbon-helix-helix domain-containing protein, with amino-acid sequence MHIHAWRIKKMTAKVMISMPETFLEEIDRRARAEQRSRSGFLREAVRFYLRAQQGALAPGELPEVQQAVSIQDQLAAAATDTVTDSTDVLRHWRDRR